TGCTGGGATTGTCCGTGAAGCAGCGCACCCGGATGCGGCGTCCCATTTCTTCCCAGCCATGGCGTTCCTGGAGTGTCTTGACGATGTTCTCCAGCGTGATGCCGTGGAGCGGATCCTTCGGATGTTCCCGTGGCTCTTCGTTCATTGCGCGCGACCTTCGTCGTATTCGTAGAAGTCAAACATGGTTCTCAGCTCGTCCTTGTCGCTGAAACCGCCATCAGCCTTTGCCTTCTCGAAGAACTCCGATCCGCCATCGCTGTCGCGCCAGCCGCGCTTCCGGGCGAAGCCATTCCAGACGAGGTAGTCGATCTCGATCAGGCCGCGGCCGTTTTCCAGGCACCAGGCGAGCACGTCCTCGTCGCTCTTGCCGGAGAGCACCTGTGCCTTCACATCTTCGTAGTTCACGCGCAAATAGCCGCAGATCCGGCCATCGAAGCCTTTGCCGAGATAGCCGAAATATTCCTCGGCCAATTCGCCCGCGGCATGCAGGCGGATCTTGTCGCACATCCTTGGGAAATAGACGAGGCCGCCGGTTTGATCGTAGGCACTGCGGGGAAATCGTGGCATGCGGCGAGTGTCGCGTGAATTGGCCCCGGTGCAATCGTTCAATCGCGCCCTTGATAATCCGGCGAAGCGTGCTTGCGTCAGGGTCGATGAGAAACTTCGCGCTGTTCCTGACTTTCGCCGGAAGTCTCTTCCTGCCATACGCCGCTCTGGCCGACGAGGAGGAGGCGAAGGAAGTGGGGGGGATTCGCGCCCTCTATGCCAAGATCAGCCAGGCGGAACCTAGCAAGACCGACACGATCGAGTTCGAGATCCCCGATGACCCGATGTCAGGAACGATTACCCGCCGCAGCTACGAAGGAGGGCTGAGTGCCATCAAGCTCTCCTACACCGCCGGGGATCACGGCGGGTCGGACCAGAATTTCTACTACGATGGCAAGGGCCTGTTCTTCATCCTCGTGCAGGACTCCTCGTGGCAATTCGCCGAGGGATCCACGGATGAGAAACCGAAGACCAAGGATACTCTGACGGAGATCCGTTACTACATCCGCGAGGGAAAGGTCATCCAGGCGCTGAAACGGAGCGCAACCTCGGATGATCCGGCCAAGCTCCGCCTGCTTCTTGAGAAAGCGGAGAACACCGAGTTCAAGCCGAAGGACGAAGAAGACGGTTATCTCCTGAAGCGTGCGGAGTTCCTGATGAGCGTCGCCAAGAAAGAGGAAGCGGTGAAGTACTTCTCGAAGGAGAAGTAGCTAGTCTTCCATGGCCCTCGCTTGGGAGCCCATCTTGTCCACGCCGCTCCAGTCCTCGCCCGCTTGAGCTGCCAGCTCGATGACCGCGCTGCCGCGCGCCGTGATCCAGCCGCGTGCCTGCCAATCGCCGAACCATTCCTGCACCTCTTCGGGTGAAGGCTCCGGCTCCACCGGTTCCGCGAAAAGTTCGTGAAGGCGCCCGCCTTTCTGCATGCGGCGGAGCAACTCGAATTCGACCGGCCCCAAGCGATTGAGGTGGGCTCCCTTCGGGCCACGCCACACCGCGATATAAGTCGTCTCATCCTCGGCTGGCGTGAAGCTATCCCACTTCATGCAGAGATCTGCCGGGACAGGCATCTCGACCAGTTTCACGTGGGGCTGAAGCTCGATCTCCTCGGTTGCCAAGTACTCCGCCGGGAGTGGCTCGCGCTCCGACGCTTCAAAGATTTCCATCGCGGCGTATTCCAGCTCTGCCAGGAAGGAGAACCAGCGTCGCCGCTTTTCATCCAGTTGCTCCCAGCTCGCGATGAACTTCGCCACGGATCTCCCCAGATGCCGTAGCGTGTAGCTTCCGGAAGGGCAGGCTTGGAGATAGGCTTCGATCAGTTGCCAGAACTTGTCCTCGCCCGCCATTTTCCTCAGCACGGGAAAATCTTCCGCCACCGAATCCAGCACGCGGAACCAATATTGGCGGTGGTAAAGCTCAAGCCGCTCCGCCGAGGAAAGGTTCGCGCCCGGCTTCATCAGCTCCTCCGCCTTTGCCAGGAACTCTGGGGAATGCCCTTCCTCGCTAGGCGGTAGCTCAGTGCTGCGGCGGCTCGTGCCGCGCAAGGGCATTTGCAGCGCGTTGAAAAACTCCCGCTGGATCTCTTCAAGCGGCCGCATGTCCTGACCTCTTTTCGATCGCGGCAGCGCGCCACGTCTCGGATTTCTTTGCCTCGCCCCAGACCTCTTCGAAGGACGGAATTCGTCCGTCCCACTCCAGCAAGGTCGCCACGTGGCCGCAGCGTTCGATGGCGCGCTCGTAAAGCTTCCACACCGGATCGATCACCGGATGATCATGAGTGTCCACGATGAAGCGCTGATAGCGCGAATGGCCCGCGATGTGGATCTGGGCAACCCGTTCTGCAGGGACGAAGTCGAGGTAGGTCATCGGATCGAAGCCGTTGTTGATCGAGGAAACGTAAATGTTGTTCACGTCTAACAAAATCCCGACGTCTGCGGCTTCCGCCACCTCGGCAAGAAATTCCCACTCGGTCATCTCGTCGCCATTGAACTCACCGTAGCTGCTGACGTTTTCGACAGCCAAGGGCACCTCCAGGAAGTCCTGCGCGATCCGCAGGTTCTCGGCCGTCTTCCTTACGGCCTCGAAGGTGAAAGGAATCGGTAGCAGGTCATGGCTCATCGTTCCATCCACGCTCCCCCAGCAGAGATGATCGGAGATCCAAGGCGTCTTCGTTCGCCGCACCAATCGCTTGAGCCGGCGCAGGTGATCGAATTTCACGCCGCCTGCGTCTCCGGGATACATGCCCACGCCATGTTGGACCACGCGGTACTGGTCCAGGATGCGATCCAGCACCGCGAGGGCACGGCCTCCCTCCACCATGTAGTTTTCCGAGATGATCTCGAACCATCCCACCGGCGGCTTCTCCGAAAGGATGTGATCATAGTGCGGCACCCGGAGGCCGATGCCGGTGGACAATTCCACGCCGGAAGTGAATCGGGGATCGCTCATGGTTCCCTCAGTATCCGTTAGAGACGGAAAAACCCCGCGGCGCCAGATGAGCCGCGGGGCGATCCGTGGGACGGAAATCAGAGGATCATTTCTTCCTCTTCCTTCTCCTTATCCTTGTCTTTGTCCTTATCCTTACCGGCGAGGAGGGTTTCTTCCTTCTTCTCCTCTTCCTTCTCTTTGTCCTTATCCTTGTCTTTGCCGGTCAGAAGGGTCTCTTCCTTCTTCTCCTTGTCCTTATCCTTGCCAGGGCAGTCATCCTTGTCCTTGTCCTTACCAGCGAGGACGGTCTCTTCCTTCTTCTCCTTGTCCTTGCCAGGGCAGTCATCCTTGTCCTTGTCCTTACCAGCGAGGACGGTCTCTTCCTTCTTCTCCTTCTCCTTGTCCTTGCCAGGGCAATCATCCTTGTCCTTGTCCTTACCGGCGAGGACGGTCTCTTCCTTCTTCTCCTTTTCCTTATCCTTGCCGGGGCAGTCGTCCTTGTCCTTGTCCTTACCGGCGAGGACAGTTTCCTCCTTCTTCTCCTTGTCCTTTCCAGGGCAATCATCCTTGTCCTTGTCCTTACCGGCGAGGAAAGGGGCGGCGGAGGCGACGGAGCCAGCGGCGAGGGCTCCGGCGAGGGCGGCGGCCACGAGTGCGTTCGAGGCTTTCATTGGGTTGCTTCGTTGGTGGTTTTGGTTGGACTCCAGGGCAAGCGCGCTCCGGAGGTCATGTGGTAGGATTCTGTGCTTTGCGGATTATTCCAGTGAATTTCGAATCATCCTAAGGCCGAATCCGGGGACCGGGACTCGATTTCTATTCGCCCGCCCGCCCGTCTTGCGCCAACGTCTTGCCATGACGTTCCGGTCCATGCGTCCCGGCGAGGAAAGCGCCATCGCCGCCCTGATTTATGAGTCCACGAATTCCTGGTATCAGAAGAAGCTAGGTTACAAACTTTTCACCGGTGAACCGGAGGACTGCCGGCTTTTCCCCGACACCTACGAGGCTCTCGACACCGGCTGCTGCATCGTCGCGGAGATTGACGGAAAGATCGCCGGCTCCTGTTTCTACCATCCGCGAGACACCCATTTCGGGCTCGGGATCATGAATGTCCTCCCGGAGTTCGCCAGCCAAGGAGTGGCGAAGGGGCTTCTGGACCAGGTGATCGAGAAGGCCGGAGATCACCCGATCCGCTTGGTTTCCAGCGCCATGAATCTGGATTCCTTCTCTCTCTACACCCGGGCAGGTTTTGTGCCGGTGGCGGTCTATCAGGACATGACCGTCTCTCAAGACAAGCCGCTTCCCCCGCCGCCGGGGATCTCCGGTTCGATCCGCCCGGCGACGATGGGAGACCTCTTTCACATGGCCGACCTCGAGTTTGAAGTCGCGGGCATCCGGCGGGGCAAGGACATCGCCTTTTTCCTCAAGGATCCGGGCGGGCCGTGGAAAACCTACGTCCATGTTGATGCCGCCGGGAAAGTCGACGGCTGGCTGACCTCGATCGACCAGCCCGGTTGCCGGATGATCGGCCCCGGAGTGATGAGGGATGATGGTGCGGCCTTGGCTCTCCTCCACACCCAGCTTTCCCAGACTCGCGGTGGTGCGCCGGTCTTCCTGGTGCCTACCCATGAGTTCACGATGGTCTCGGAGCTCTATCACTGGGGCGCGAAAAACGTGGAGATCCACTTTGCCCAAGTGCGCGGCGTGTCTGCACCGCCCAATGGCGTGATCATTCCGAGTTTCCTGCCGGAGAGCGGCTGAGCGGCGCGGCAGTCGCGCAGGGCCGTTTCGCAGACAAATCAGGATCCGGAGAGGCTTATCTTGTCCGGAGGGTGAAATGTTGTACTCCGTATCTGTGAAAATCGCCCTCTTCCTCGCTTCTCATGCGCTTTTGTTCGGTGCGGGCTGGCTTGCTTTTCATGGAACGCAGGAGGCTGCCCCTGCCTCGGATACGTCTCGAAAGAGCGGTTTTCGTAATCGGGATGCGGAGAAGGAGGAAGGCAAGCGCCTTGTGAAGGAGATGCGGGCGGCTTGGGGAACACAGGCTGAAGCGGAGAAAGCCGCAGACTACCGGGAGAAGCGAAGGCGAGAGGCCGATCAACCGCGAGAGGGGAACGCAGTCGAAGAGGAGATGGCAAAGATCCTCAAGTTAAGTGCCCAAGTGCAGCTTCCTGCCGATCCTGCGGCAGAGATGAAGCGCCTCGAAAAAGGCGATACCAGGGCTTTGGCAGCCTTTGCCCTCGCTTGGCTGCGTGCGGACTCCAAGGCGGCCCTGGCGTTTCTGGAGAGCAATCCGGAGATACACGGTCGGAGCGCGTCACGGTACTTCTTTGCCCTGTGGGTCCGCGAGTGGGGCGCTGGCGCGGTTCCCGACTTGGTGGAGGGAAATCCGAAGCTTCGGGGCGTTGTCGCAGGCTTTGTGATGCAAGAGGCAGCCGCGGAAGATCCCTCATCCCTTGGCGATCTGATGGCCCGCATGGAAGGATGGTTGGATCGATCGGAACTATTGGAGCGCGCTTTTCATAAGGAATTGCCGGAAGGGAAGCGTGCTGCCGCCTTGGACTGGATCACAGCCAATCTCAAGGGCCGCGAGGTCGGGAACTCGATCATGAAGATCGCGATCAACACTGAGGACAAGCGCGAGGGAAAGACGTTCCTGAAAGCGGCGATGGCGGGTGGTCTCGAGCCGGAAGTGATTGAGCAGTTGAAAGGCTGGGGAAACTTTCACGACATCATGCGCAGCGGGGTCGGCCCAGACTCTCCGCTCAACGAGCGAGTCGAGTTGCTGTTGGATTCCGGTATCGAAGGGAAGACGCCCGAAGAAAAGCAGGCGAGTGCGATGCAGCGCATCGCGACGGAGGATGTGGAGCGCTGGTTGATGGAGAGCTTCCTATTCCATTCCTTGAAGAGCGGGGATGTAGGAGCGGAGGAATTGTGGGGCCAGGTGGAAGCCGCGCTGCCTCAATTCTCCGATCCGGCAGGCCGCGACCTGATGCTGAAGGCCTTCATCCAAGAGAGTTCCCTCAGCGACCCCGAGGGAGCCCTTGCCCTCATGCAAAAGGAGGGCAAGGAGAGCGAGGTCGCGGAACATTTCCTCACGAGCATCGAGTCTGGTATTCACCGTAATGTGGAGGCCTCGATACGTTTGGCCGCGGTGATTCCAACCGAGGAGCTAAGGGAAAACATCTCCCTTTATGATCGGTTCTACTCGACAGCGATCAACAACGCGGCTGCCGAATACGGCTCCTTTTGGGTCGACTGGATCCAGCGTCAACCTGCGGGACTGAACCGCGATCTGGTGATGCACTACACTGCCAAGCGCCTCGTGAAGAAGGGTAAGGATGCGGAGGCCGCGAGCCTCCGCGAGTTGATTCAAGACCTTGGTATCAAGGAACGTCCCCTCCGGTGATCTTTTTATGAAAGCGATCCAACGGAATGCCCTTCTCACCGTTTCTCACTTGGCTGTGCTGGCGGCCGGCTATGCTTTTCATCGTGGAGCGGGGGCGAACTCTCCCGAGATGATCGCGGTGTCCGCCCTGCCACCCCCTGTCGAGATGCCGAAGCCGGGGCCGGTGAGGCCCCTATCAGGGTATCTTTCTCCGGGAGAGGGGCCTTGGTCGGCGGGTGATCTTCGAAGAGCTTGGCATGCACTCAAGGGCTCG
This portion of the Luteolibacter luteus genome encodes:
- a CDS encoding VF530 family DNA-binding protein, which translates into the protein MNEEPREHPKDPLHGITLENIVKTLQERHGWEEMGRRIRVRCFTDNPSIKSSLTFLRKTPWAREKVENWYVWEMRRKQ
- a CDS encoding DUF5069 domain-containing protein, which gives rise to MPRFPRSAYDQTGGLVYFPRMCDKIRLHAAGELAEEYFGYLGKGFDGRICGYLRVNYEDVKAQVLSGKSDEDVLAWCLENGRGLIEIDYLVWNGFARKRGWRDSDGGSEFFEKAKADGGFSDKDELRTMFDFYEYDEGRAQ
- a CDS encoding DNA-binding domain-containing protein; translation: MRPLEEIQREFFNALQMPLRGTSRRSTELPPSEEGHSPEFLAKAEELMKPGANLSSAERLELYHRQYWFRVLDSVAEDFPVLRKMAGEDKFWQLIEAYLQACPSGSYTLRHLGRSVAKFIASWEQLDEKRRRWFSFLAELEYAAMEIFEASEREPLPAEYLATEEIELQPHVKLVEMPVPADLCMKWDSFTPAEDETTYIAVWRGPKGAHLNRLGPVEFELLRRMQKGGRLHELFAEPVEPEPSPEEVQEWFGDWQARGWITARGSAVIELAAQAGEDWSGVDKMGSQARAMED
- a CDS encoding DUF692 domain-containing protein, which codes for MSDPRFTSGVELSTGIGLRVPHYDHILSEKPPVGWFEIISENYMVEGGRALAVLDRILDQYRVVQHGVGMYPGDAGGVKFDHLRRLKRLVRRTKTPWISDHLCWGSVDGTMSHDLLPIPFTFEAVRKTAENLRIAQDFLEVPLAVENVSSYGEFNGDEMTEWEFLAEVAEAADVGILLDVNNIYVSSINNGFDPMTYLDFVPAERVAQIHIAGHSRYQRFIVDTHDHPVIDPVWKLYERAIERCGHVATLLEWDGRIPSFEEVWGEAKKSETWRAAAIEKRSGHAAA
- a CDS encoding GNAT family N-acetyltransferase, with the protein product MTFRSMRPGEESAIAALIYESTNSWYQKKLGYKLFTGEPEDCRLFPDTYEALDTGCCIVAEIDGKIAGSCFYHPRDTHFGLGIMNVLPEFASQGVAKGLLDQVIEKAGDHPIRLVSSAMNLDSFSLYTRAGFVPVAVYQDMTVSQDKPLPPPPGISGSIRPATMGDLFHMADLEFEVAGIRRGKDIAFFLKDPGGPWKTYVHVDAAGKVDGWLTSIDQPGCRMIGPGVMRDDGAALALLHTQLSQTRGGAPVFLVPTHEFTMVSELYHWGAKNVEIHFAQVRGVSAPPNGVIIPSFLPESG